ACAAACAAATTGACGCAAAAATATTGCAGATTCTCGTCTTGTATGATTGCCGACAGAGCTTCCCAGCCATAGTACCAGTTTTTGAGTAGTTTTGTTAGGATATTGTTGCTTGAGCCACGGAATAGCTTGGTCATATGTGCCCACTAATCCCACCAATTGAATGTACTTAAATGGACCGTCCAGCGACGATAGCGACCGTTCCAATTCGTTTCTATTCAAATCCAAAGCGTAATAGGTGACACATTTCTTGTTACGCTCCATCGCTCTGAGAATTAGTTGAGTTTTAGTGAGTGatctgaaaatcaaaattgaaacagtTTTGTGAATCGATGTTAGGAGGTACATCGATAAATTCACTTATTTTGAAAAGCTCAATCGATTTATGAATTGAACACATCTGCTCCCAAAGACCATTCATTGATTTACGTTTAAAACTTACCCAGAACCCAATTCCACTATAATTGTTCCATTATTAACTCTACCAGCCAGTTCATCGGCATGATCTTGTAAAATTGTTCGTTCGGCGTTGGTCAGATAGTACTCCTCCAAACGCGTTATTTCATCAAAAAGTTGTAAGCCCAACTCATCATATAACAGAAATGTAGCAATTGATTTTTGCCTCTTCGGTTGATTAAGAGACTTTAAAATCATTTCCTTCAGGTCACTGCTACTGACAGCATCTTCTTTTCGTGAACCATTTGCTGTACACGGTTTAATCTCCGTAAACCCATCACTACTTCCAATATCAAAAATTCTGAAACTATTCACTGTTCCGTTTGGCATGttctttgtaaaaaaaagcaaTTGTCGACCGGATTCTATGAAATCAACTTTATTACTAAACTTATCTGTTGTGTGGCTGTTACTGATGAAGTAATGAAGGAttgttccaaaaataattaaaatcagAGTTGAGGTCAAGGTTCAAGGTTGACTGAACACAACATATGATAGAGATTAGTCTGCTGAAAATCATCTTTCGATTCATAGGTCAAGGTGTTGTGTTATTTCATATCTGAATATGTGACGAAATCGAGTCACGTTTCAGTCGCTGCTTATTTTTTAACCAATTCCATCTAActaaatgtttaattaaaattatcagTGTAATATGGATTCGCAAAGATTCCGCACATAAAGTGCAATTTATGAGCGAGACGAATGAATATGTGCGACAAAAGTATGATACGCAAACTGTTTTAGGCGAATGGCCATCCACCACTGACAGACACCTCttcgaatttcgaaattaattcgaattttcgattGTGAGTgaagaacaaaataaaaacggcCTTTTAATGATTGAGttataatttcattatttattaaaaaatatttacaaacttttcattgacaacaagaataaaatttttagccccgtacgaagtactgggggcttataagattaatatgccgtttgtaacacgtcgaattggaagcagacagtaagggcaaagcatttggttatgttaatagatgacgaatccgcaataaaaaaaatgtccgtccgtccgtccgtctgtgacccctctagcttgagcaaatcacaaccttttttcaaaattctttttttccccgattggtatcgacaaaagtaaggtcaagttcgaaaatgggcatggtagggtcggcccctccagagcgagggccctataggtgtttttcagtctctcgacgatatctaccgaaatacgcacgcaatagctgcttgtgatatatcaaatgaaaggtattgacgagtagaacaaagttgctgaacattgtttttgggtaagatgcaacgcgggcttgttgggagggctcaaaggtcgttactcggctctaagtgttttttgcacataaatcgagtaaatctgatccgattttgctagatttagttttttgtggaaggtaattgaataccgaaaataacgtggcaaaaaagtttcaaatttgggcccttggactaaggccgctactcggccctaagtgctttttgcacataaatcgagtaaatctcatccgattttgctagtttttgtttcatttgagagataattgaatgccgaatagaatgatggcgaaaaattttgtgtttctaaaataatatcgtaaattgttggttttatttgtgaggtacttcgtacgggctttcgtaattgcgctatgcgcaattttaaaaatgaacactttcagtaaatttgaccatgtccaacttgacttgcattttggtaatagacgcattagagggttgtagacgtacggacgtattatggttacggacgaaataggattacgggtcgtacggggctaagtcgcagcaaacgctccgactgttctgatgccttgtttaataaaaacgaaataacaaatttgaagCTTTAGTTAGTGCGAAAAACTACAGTAAACATTAATGAAGAGTCTAAGCAAACAGATGCAAGTGGTTATGCAATCGGTGCAGTTTTGGTTCAAGGAACGACTGATAACGAACACCCGGTAGAATATGTAAGCAAACTATTACTATCAGCTGAACGAAATTACTCGACAACTGAACGAGGGGCATTGGCAGTAGTTTGTGCTATGGAAAATTTCGAGGATATATCcaaacaaagaaataaatttgattactGATAACCAACCACTGAAATGGCTAATGTCCATAAAATCGCCGTGTGGACGGTTAGCTAGTTGGGCATTAAGAATTGAAGCATTTAACGTAAACATTCAATATACACCACCTTGCCAGGAAGTACAAATGGAAGAAGATTCTATTGAAGAACTACCAATAAATACAATTCACGACATTCGGCCGACAAATTACGAATAGCGCGATTATCAGACGAAGAACTTAAAACGTTTATGGAAGATTTTGAACTACCAGAAGAAAACGAAAGATTTGTTAAAGGGACTAATCGGAGctattttctaaataaaataatataaatattaaatacTCAACAGAAATATCTGAAAATGCCCCAGAAGAAGCACAATTGGTGGTTCCGAAACAAAATGTCATGGAAATATTACAGACTTATCACGACAATCCAACGGCTGGTCGTTATGGGGTTACCGTACCATCAACATAATTGCAACACGCTATTTTTGGTCAAAGATGAGTAAGGAGATATCGGATTATGTTGGAAAGCGTTTGACTTGCCAACAATTTAAAGCCAACCATTTGAAACCAGTGAGAATATCACAGACGACTGCAAGCAATCAACGATTCGAAATCGTTGCAATTGATTTAATTGGTCCGTTACCACCATTACGATGGGGCCATATTTTCGTCATTGAAGATGTGGCAACCGGTTGGATCGAATTGTTTGCAATGAAAAACGCCCAAGCAGAATCATGCGCACACAAACTCatattcgagatatttttCCGCTATGGTACAGCACTTGTCACATCATAAGCAACAATGGTCCACGATTCAttttgctgtttttcaaaaatttgcatattGTTTAAACAATTCTTTA
The sequence above is a segment of the Bradysia coprophila strain Holo2 unplaced genomic scaffold, BU_Bcop_v1 contig_70, whole genome shotgun sequence genome. Coding sequences within it:
- the LOC119083834 gene encoding ergothioneine biosynthesis protein 1-like encodes the protein MPNGTVNSFRIFDIGSSDGFTEIKPCTANGSRKEDAVSSSDLKEMILKSLNQPKRQKSIATFLLYDELGLQLFDEITRLEEYYLTNAERTILQDHADELAGRVNNGTIIVELGSGSLTKTQLILRAMERNKKCVTYYALDLNRNELERSLSSLDGPFKYIQLVGLVGTYDQAIPWLKQQYPNKTTQKLVLWLGSSVGNHTRRESAIFLRQFVCSCLQPGDFVVIGFDRRNDPSTVLKAYNDEHGITGKFIMNCLSHVNSILGEPFFNLDDFEYHSTYQENYGRHVSHFRAKRAVNLVYRKERLSDDVTIPVEQGELIHLEFSHKYSNSEIAQLLEAAELDLVQTWSDSNFLYRLVLSRHHPVQSRNDDDVIDKFFPYDNGSDRICDQNEFLECSMCNTKTI